The genomic region TGCGCAACGGAATCCTCCGTCAATACGGCGAGTCCTAAGCCTGTCAGCAATCTGGGAATTCCATGGTTGATTTCCGGGTCAAGATGATACGGACGCCCCTGCAATAACGCCGATGAGTCCCTGTTCTTTCATACGCCGAAGCGCCGCCTCGCCTTGGAACTGGGTCTCTTTTTTTACTGCCTCTGCTTCTGCTCTTGCCTTCCGTACTGCTGCACGAATTTCAGCAAGCGGTATGCTCCAGTATTTATTGAGTTCTTCGTGGAGCCGCCTCCGAGGCGTTTGTCATTATAGAGCGGTAAAACGGATTGAGAAAACGGATATGCTCGTCCTGCCGAAGCGCGTCGATGTTGTTTTTAAGGACTTCGATAACTCGTTACGACGGGACAGTTGAAATGATTGTTTGCCTGAGGGTCTTCCTTGGTCTCGTACGGAATACAGGGATAGAAAATCGTTGTAACGCCCGCTTTAAGAGCGCTTCGATATGCCCGTGAGAAATTTTGCCGGGATAACACACCGATTCCGACGGGATAGATTCCAATCCCAATTCATAGAGTTTGCGGGAAGAGCGGGGCGACAATTTTACCGAAAATTTCAGTTCAGTTAAAAGCGTGAACCAGAACGGATAATTTTCGTAGAGGTTGAGCACGCGGAATACCGATGACGCCCCGTTCGGCTTCGGTTTCCGGCAGCGACTTATACGAAAACATACGTTTATACTTCCAGTCGAAGAGATTGGGAATATCGTTATCCTGTTTCTGTTTACCGGTCTTGAGGAGTGATTCTTTGACTGTGCATTTGCCGTTTCCGCTATTTCGGCACCGCGTTCGCAGCGGTTTCCGTAATAAAGATGCGGGTACCTGCCGCGGGTGTATTAAACCGGTTGACGGTTAAAAGGCAGTTGTTGGCGCATTTACCGCAGCGGGAAAGTTCCAGCTTAACGGTGAGTGCATCAAGCCCTTCTGCCGGTAAGATATTCGACCGGATATGTGCATCCGCTCCTTGTTTTTCCATTGGTCGGGCGAGGAGCGCGGCGCCGAAAGCTCCCATCAGGCCGCTGATGTCGGGCGCACCGCTTCTTTGCCGGTAATCAGTTCAAAGGCGCGCAGTACCGCATCGTTGTGAAAGGTGCCGCCCTGCACAATCACTTTTCGCCGATAGTAGCTGTATTTCAGTTTGATAACTTTAAAGAGGGCGTTTTTATCACCGAATACGAAAGCCCGCCGAAATGTCGCCGACGGAGGCTCCTTCCTTTGTGCCTGTTTAACGCGGCTGTTCATAAAGACCGTACAGCGGCTGCCGAGGTCGATCGGTTTGGGGCGAGGAGAGCTCGTGCGGAAAATCTTTAACCGGCATACCGAGCGAGCGGGCAAAGTTATCCAAAAAACTGCCGCAGCCCGAAGAACATGCCTCGTTCAGTTGAATGGAGCTGATACAGTTATTCTTCATGCGGATACACTTCATATCCTGCCCGCCGATGTCGAGCAAAAATTCGACGCCGGGAAGGAAGAATTCGGCTGCGCGGTGGTGCGCGATGGTTTCCACTTCTCCTGCGTCCACGCCGAAAGCCGCTTGAAAGAGCCCTTCACCGTAGCCGGTAGATAAAGAGCGGGCAATATGTGCAGCACTCGGGATCTGTTTATAGAGGGATTGCAGCATGGTTACCGCAAGATTGACCGGATTGCCTGCATTCGATTCGTAAAACTGCCAGAGGATTCTTCCCTCTTGGTCGATGAGTACGGCCTTTGTTGTGGTGGAACCGGCGTCCATACCGAGGAACACCGGGCCGGAAGCGGTTTCAAGCGGAGCGGTTTCCGCCCGTTCCCGTCCATGCCGTTCGCGGAAAGCCGCAAGCGCCGCTTCGTTTTCAAAGAGGGGCGGAAGCCGCTGCACTTCCTGCATTTCCGCATCGGCAAGGAGCCGAGCTTATCCCGCAGTATTTCCACGGTCAAGGCTGCGGGATTGGTAAATACCTGTATCGGTGATTTCCGGCATCGGACTCGGCTGAGTACGGAAGCCCGTTCGCAGCAGTTGTGTCTGCGTTGGCGCCGTACAGGCAATATTCGCTGTTTCCGCGCCGTTGTTGACAGTCCGGTGGGGTGATGCTCTCAGCGATTGATTGGAACCGGCGCTGAGCGCTGCACCGAGTGCAACAAAGAGTTCCGATTTTTCCGGCACGATGATTTCGTCATCCGTAAGGTGCAGGGTTTCGATAAACCGCTGCCGTAGTTGGTCAAGAAAGTGTAAGGGGCCGCCTAAAAAGGCGCAGCGCCCGCGGATGGGTTTGCCGCATGCAAGGCCGGATATCGTCTGGCTGACAACCGCCTGAAAGATACTCGCGGCAATATCTTCCCGCCGCGCTCCTTCGTTGATGAGGGGCTGTACGTCGGTCTTTGCAAAGACCCCG from Treponema vincentii harbors:
- a CDS encoding acyl-CoA dehydratase activase-related protein, coding for MLNLYENYPFWFTLLTELKFSVKLSPRSSRKLYELGLESIPSESVCYPGKISHGHIEALLKRALQRFSIPVFRTRPRKTLRQTIISTVPS
- a CDS encoding BadF/BadG/BcrA/BcrD ATPase family protein, which produces MQEVQRLPPLFENEAALAAFRERHGRERAETAPLETASGPVFLGMDAGSTTTKAVLIDQEGRILWQFYESNAGNPVNLAVTMLQSLYKQIPSAAHIARSLSTGYGEGLFQAAFGVDAGEVETIAHHRAAEFFLPGVEFLLDIGGQDMKCIRMKNNCISSIQLNEACSSGCGSFLDNFARSLGMPVKDFPHELSSPQTDRPRQPLYGLYEQPR